One Carassius auratus strain Wakin chromosome 3, ASM336829v1, whole genome shotgun sequence genomic region harbors:
- the LOC113052031 gene encoding E3 SUMO-protein ligase CBX4, producing the protein MDLPAVGEHVFAVEGIEKKRLRKGRIEYLVKWRGWSAKYNTWEPEENILDPRLLVAFQNRERQEQMVGYRKRGPKPKNPLVQLPAFARRSSILGGLQDTSLDEENQPKVEPLQLHCSRPQHYQLNSKKHHQYQPSCREISIEQNVSGKKKHFYQLNSKKHHHYQPDPKMYDTPLTGPNEVRVQDPSSKVWNLPPALQQKWIRNKDTSCLSKVKDLSIELKSLPDNADKAERALKTNTKEFALPNGIRSKMKIIKNKNKNGRIVIVMSKYMDKGVHSSKVKNKDVSQVETQHNEESTLNNKDNLSDGETSEGRENGTAENTNTFSSSSECIHENSIKMAELSKATSTETEQTVMYICNQPNSSPMEAEKAPPSHMDTKLNQRKRNLSEPIEDVRNCKQFISSRIIHTNSVQDYAPNTMLSSPQREPIDLHYRGCLASRAYSYDLSDTSPEEPIDLSCGPTKTLKQFPTAEKVSGSSVQVENTNNHFKPFVGNVIITDITTNCVTVTFKEYVHG; encoded by the exons ATGGATCTACCTGCCGTCGGGGAGCATGTATTCGCGGTGGAGGGCATCGAAAAGAAGCGTCTACGGAAG GGCAGAATCGAGTATCTGGTGAAGTGGCGAGGATGGTCAGCCAA ATATAACACATGGGAACCCGAGGAAAACATTCTTGACCCGCGCCTTCTCGTGGCTTTCCAAAACAG AGAAAGGCAGGAGCAAATGGTGGGATATCGCAAAAGAGGGCCTAAACCCAAAAACCCTCTTGTCCAG CTTCCTGCATTTGCTCGTAGATCAAGCATCCTGGGTGGTCTTCAGGACACATCATTGGATGAGGAAAACCAGCCCAAAGTGGAGCCCCTCCAGCTCCACTGCTCACGGCCGCAGCACTACCAGCTGAACAGCAAAAAACACCACCAGTACCAGCCCAGCTGCAGGGAGATCTCCATAGAACAAAATGTGAGTGGGAAAAAGAAGCACTTCTACCAGCTGAACAGCAAGAAACATCATCACTACCAGCCGGACCCCAAGATGTACGACACCCCACTCACAGGACCCAATGAGGTCAGGGTTCAAGACCCTTCCAGCAAAGTTTGGAACCTCCCTCCAGCATTGCAACAGAAGTGGATTAGGAACAAAGATACCAGCTGCCTGAGTAAAGTGAAAGATCTGTCTATCGAGCTCAAGAGCCTGCCGGATAATGCTGACAAAGCGGAGCGGGCACTTAAGACGAACACCAAAGAGTTTGCTCTTCCTAACGGCATCAGAAGCAAGATGAAAATAatcaagaacaaaaacaaaaacggaCGAATTGTGATAGTAATGAGCAAATACATGGACAAAGGTGTGCATTCATCTAAAGTAAAAAACAAGGATGTTTCTCAAGTGGAAACGCAGCACAATGAGGAATCTACACTGAATAATAAGGACAATCTTTCTGATGGTGAAACTTCAGAAGGCCGTGAGAATGGCACTGCTGAGAACACTAACACTTTTTCTTCTTCTAGTGAATGCATTCATGAAAACTCCATCAAAATGGCTGAACTTTCAAAAGCTACATCTACAGAGACTGAACAAACAGTGATGTATATATGCAACCAACCAAACTCCTCTCCCATGGAAGCAGAGAAGGCCCCCCCATCCCACATGGACACCAAACTCAATCAGCGCAAGAGGAACCTCTCAGAACCCATTGAGGACGTGAGAAACTGTAAGCAGTTCATCAGCTCCAGGATTATACACACCAACAGTGTACAGGATTATGCACCAAACACCATGCTTTCATCCCCTCAGAGAGAACCTATAGACCTGCATTACAGAGGCTGCCTTGCCAGCAGAGCCTACAGTTATGACTTAAGCGACACCAGTCCTGAAGAGCCTATTGACCTGAGCTGTGGTCCAACCAAAACTCTTAAACAGTTTCCCACAGCGGAGAAGGTTTCAGGAAGCTCAGTGCAAGTGGAGAATACAAACaaccattttaaaccatttgtgGGTAACGTTATCATCACTGATATCACTACGAACTGCGTAACCGTGACCTTTAAGGAATACGTTCATGGATAA
- the cbx8a gene encoding chromobox protein homolog 8a, whose translation MGYRGLFRERAEVKKNCCEVEVNMELSAVGERVFAAESIIKRRIRRGRMEYLVKWKGWSQKYSTWEPEENILDERLFAAFEEREREREMYGPKKRGPKPETFLMKAKAKAKGKNFEFRQEMSRDLHVSFPVAEPVVTPRAREGLRTVVPTIFPPSTINRGESVRVRPPDPERDPLMHGMLVQRPLDFASSPKKRGPKPKLRPGGSSTEGVKRKADEPLSYRPSKSERLGETSNCDVTQLTKKFQAESSHVQKQMGSRSSDVKFTHGGTILKAGLGVLGPQRKDSPSGAIKHSKMKHPPKSNLFRSTDQTREQLSLSFIDETDQSWLPCLKNMEKIVVTDVTSNSLTVTIKESSTDKGFFKENR comes from the exons ATGGGCTATCGAGGATTATTCAGGGAGAGGGCTGAGGTGAAAAAAAATTGCTGCGAGGTAGAAGTAAATATGGAGCTCTCAGCCGTCGGGGAGCGGGTCTTCGCCGCCGAATCCATCATTAAACGGCGCATTAGGAGA GGTCGGATGGAGTATCTGGTCAAATGGAAGGGCTGGTCTCAAAA ATACAGCACCTGGGAACCCGAGGAGAATATTCTGGATGAGCGTCTTTTCGCTGCTTTTGAAGAAAG agaGCGTGAGAGGGAGATGTATGGGCCAAAAAAGAGAGGCCCTAAACCAGAAACTTTTTTAATGAAG gcaaAAGCTAAAGCAAAAGGCAAAAACTTTGAGTTCAGACAGGAAATGTCTCGAGATTTGCATGTGTCATTCCCGGTAGCCGAACCGGTTGTGACACCCAGAGCACGTGAGGGACTGCGGACAGTCGTGCCAACGATTTTTCCTCCGAGCACCATCAACAGAGGCGAAAGTGTCCGTGTGCGTCCACCGGACCCTGAGAGAGACCCACTGATGCATGGGATGCTGGTACAACGCCCGCTGGATTTTGCCAGCTCACCAAAAAAGCGAGGACCAAAGCCAAAATTGCGTCCAGGAGGTTCATCCACCGAAGGGGTTAAAAGAAAGGCAGATGAACCATTATCTTATCGACCTTCCAAATCTGAGAGATTGGGAGAGACTTCGAACTGTGATGTCACCCAATTAACCAAGAAGTTTCAAGCAGAATCCAGCCACGTTCAAAAGCAAATGGGAAGCAGGTCAAGTGATGTAAAGTTCACACATGGTGGCACCATCTTAAAAGCTGGGCTTGGTGTTTTGGGACCTCAACGGAAGGACAGCCCAAGTGGTGCCATAAAGCACTCCAAAATGAAACATCCTCCCAAAAGCAATCTATTTCGATCCACCGATCAAACCAGAGAGCAGTTGTCTCTGAGTTTTATAGACGAAACCGATCAGTCCTGGTTGCCTTGTTTGAAGAATATGGAGAAAATAGTTGTTACTGACGTAACAAGTAACTCTTTGACTGTAACCATAAAAGAGAGTTCAACGGACAAAGGTTTCTTCAAAGAAAACAGATGA
- the aqp8b gene encoding aquaporin-8b, with the protein MAEDKVELHNMERALMDKMGQHDVREPRLFERLFQPCVAELVGTAFFVFIGCVSVIEDVSDTGRLQPALAHGLALAVLVACMAEISGSHFNPSFTIAIYLCGGMELKMVAPYLISQLTGGLLGAVMANGMTSNEKYTQAQGAAFTVLQADDHVLKPLFGEIAMTCLVTMVVLLGAVNAKSKSPLVPFLVGCTVIINVLVGGDVSGTCLNPARALGPAVLTNYWTHHWVYWVGPITGGLIAAALVRILLGDNNTRLLMK; encoded by the exons ATGGCTGAAGACAAAGTGGAGCTGCACAACATGGAGAGAGCTCTGATGGATAAGATGGGACAGCATGATGTGAGAGAGCCGAGGCTGTTTGAGCGGCTCTTTCAGCCGTGTGTAGCCGAGCTGGTGGGAACCGCTTTCTTCGTGTTCATCGGGTGTGTGTCCGTCATCGAAGACGTGTCGGACACCGGCAGACTGCAGCCTGCGCTGGCTCACGGGCTCGCGCTGGCGGTGCTGGTCGCGTGTATGGCGGAGATCAG TGGTTCACATTTCAATCCATCATTCACCATTGCCATCTACCTCTGTGGTGGGATGGAGCTGAAAATGGTGGCGCCGTACCTGATCTCTCAGCTTACTGGAGGTTTACTTGGTGCAGTCATGGCCAAC GGAATGACCTCAAATGAGAAATATACTCAAGCTCAAGGTGCGGCATTTACGGTTCTCCAGGCTGATGACCATGTTTTGAAGCCGTTATTTGGAGAAATTGCCATGACGTGTCTTGTTACCATGGTGGTCTTACTGGGTGCAGTTAATGCCAAGAGCAAAAGTCCTTTGGTCCCATTTTTGGTGGGCTGCACAGTCATCATTAATGTACTAGTGGG TGGTGATGTGTCTGGTACGTGCTTGAATCCTGCAAGAGCACTGGGTCCTGCAGTGCTGACCAACTATTGGACTCACCACTGGGTTTACTGGGTGGGACCCATTACTGGTGGCCTTATCGCTGCTGCATTAGTCAG AATTTTGCTCGGAGACAACAACACCCGTCTACTGATGAAGTAA